One Defluviitoga tunisiensis genomic window carries:
- a CDS encoding anthranilate synthase component II — protein sequence MILLIDNYDSFTYNIYQTISELDDVVICKNDKVSINQIESMNPSHIIISPGSGLPNAKDISIDIIKHFAKKTPILGIGSGHQCIAKIFGGELIRTSEIHHGRISKIFVTTEDVIFDGINNPFNAVRYDSLVVSQDSFPAELKILALSDQNEIMAIRHQFYSIYGVQFHPESILTSIGFQLLENFINIGRSVNYV from the coding sequence ATGATCTTATTAATCGATAACTATGATTCTTTTACTTACAACATATATCAAACTATTTCTGAGTTGGATGATGTGGTAATTTGTAAAAACGACAAAGTAAGTATAAATCAAATCGAATCTATGAACCCATCTCATATAATAATCTCTCCAGGATCTGGTTTACCAAACGCTAAAGATATATCAATAGATATTATTAAACATTTTGCAAAAAAAACACCGATACTTGGTATAGGTTCAGGTCATCAATGTATTGCCAAAATCTTTGGAGGAGAGCTCATTAGAACAAGTGAGATTCATCACGGCAGGATCTCTAAGATATTTGTTACAACCGAAGATGTAATATTTGATGGAATTAATAATCCCTTCAATGCAGTTAGATATGATTCCTTAGTAGTCTCACAAGATTCATTTCCAGCAGAATTAAAAATTCTAGCACTGTCTGATCAAAATGAAATAATGGCAATTAGACACCAATTTTACAGTATATATGGGGTTCAATTTCACCCAGAATCTATATTAACATCGATTGGATTTCAGCTGTTAGAGAATTTCATAAATATTGGAAGGAGCGTTAACTATGTTTAA
- a CDS encoding phosphoribosylanthranilate isomerase — MVRIKVCGITNITDAVNIANLNIHALGFILSESPRKVELSEVAKISKLLPPFVSRVAVVVDITLNELEEIQNSKLFDYIQFHGSEDISLIKKCNLKTIKAIKIENEKSLSDIALYQNFVDYILFDTKIENKIGGTGKAFEWNILKKANITKPYILAGGIGPENVSQAIATLKPAAIDLNSKVEKSPGKKDINLIKQTLEIIKNTEK; from the coding sequence ATGGTTAGGATTAAGGTTTGTGGGATAACAAATATTACTGATGCAGTTAACATTGCTAATTTAAATATACATGCTTTAGGTTTCATCCTTTCTGAAAGTCCTAGAAAAGTTGAATTATCAGAGGTTGCAAAAATCAGCAAACTATTGCCCCCATTTGTCAGTAGAGTTGCAGTTGTTGTAGATATTACTCTTAACGAGTTAGAAGAAATCCAAAACAGCAAATTATTTGATTATATTCAGTTTCATGGTTCAGAAGACATCTCCTTAATTAAAAAATGCAATCTAAAAACAATAAAAGCAATAAAAATTGAGAATGAAAAATCATTATCCGATATAGCGTTATACCAAAATTTCGTTGATTATATCCTTTTTGATACAAAGATCGAAAACAAGATTGGTGGAACAGGAAAAGCATTTGAATGGAACATCTTAAAAAAAGCAAATATAACAAAACCTTATATTTTGGCTGGAGGTATAGGTCCAGAAAATGTTTCTCAAGCGATAGCTACTTTAAAACCAGCTGCAATAGATTTAAATAGCAAGGTTGAAAAGAGTCCTGGCAAAAAAGATATAAATTTAATCAAACAGACTTTAGAAATAATCAAAAATACAGAAAAATAA
- a CDS encoding gamma-glutamyl-gamma-aminobutyrate hydrolase family protein: MKKTVIGISSSYKYQKSTNEQSGNPLQEVHSLADEYVTAVIRAGGIPVIVPILDDLDIIREILENVDGLILSGGEDIDPKYYKKRAVSEVSLIIPKRDKQDLFCAKYMVENTDKPLLGICRGAQVMNVALGGTLYQHLPASGFEQHSLINYPACEVSHYIQIEEDSLLYRITKSNIIGVNSYHHQAVETVAPSLRVVATSVEDNLCEAIELKDSSPNRFVLGVQWHPEKMACQAKVQQEIINAFVNSCKQ; the protein is encoded by the coding sequence ATGAAAAAGACAGTTATTGGGATCAGTTCAAGTTATAAGTATCAAAAGTCTACAAATGAACAAAGTGGTAATCCTTTGCAAGAAGTCCATTCACTAGCAGATGAATATGTTACAGCAGTAATTAGAGCTGGAGGTATACCTGTAATTGTACCTATTCTTGATGATTTAGATATAATAAGAGAGATTTTAGAAAATGTTGATGGGCTTATTTTAAGTGGCGGTGAGGATATAGACCCTAAATATTACAAAAAGAGGGCAGTTTCAGAGGTTAGTTTAATTATCCCTAAGCGCGATAAACAAGATCTATTTTGTGCAAAGTACATGGTAGAGAACACTGACAAACCACTATTAGGAATTTGTCGAGGTGCACAGGTAATGAATGTCGCCTTAGGAGGTACTCTTTACCAACATCTTCCTGCAAGCGGATTTGAACAACATTCATTGATTAATTATCCTGCTTGTGAAGTATCTCATTACATTCAGATTGAAGAAGACAGTTTATTATATCGCATCACAAAATCAAATATTATAGGTGTAAATTCATATCATCACCAAGCAGTTGAAACTGTAGCCCCTTCTTTGAGAGTTGTTGCCACTTCAGTTGAAGATAATCTGTGTGAGGCTATAGAACTTAAAGATTCAAGTCCAAACAGATTTGTCTTAGGGGTACAATGGCATCCGGAGAAAATGGCTTGTCAAGCAAAAGTACAACAAGAAATAATCAATGCATTTGTGAATAGCTGTAAGCAATAG
- the trpD gene encoding anthranilate phosphoribosyltransferase: MFNYFLTKVVKKQDLSMEEMEKAMNMVMEGKTTHSQLAGFLVGLNMKGETVDEITASAKVMREKALPFNYQSDNLLDTCGTGGDGKGTFNISTAVAFVLAAAGVSVAKHGNRSVSSKSGSADVLESLGVNISLSVNLVEECLKEINIAFLFAPDFHKATQYAAVPRKELGIRTIFNLLGPLTNPAKVKYQLMGIYDPTLVYPIAEVLRNLGVKRAMVVHGAGGVDEFSLAGKNKVAFLSDEKIEELEIAPEDVGLKRYDLEEIKGGTAQENKEIILSIFNGAKGPKRDVVLFNSAAALLVTHVVENFEDGVRYAQEIIDSKKALRKLQDMIEFTNFLTVQN, from the coding sequence ATGTTTAATTATTTTCTTACAAAAGTAGTTAAGAAACAAGACTTAAGTATGGAAGAAATGGAAAAAGCAATGAACATGGTTATGGAAGGAAAAACAACGCATAGCCAACTAGCTGGATTTCTAGTAGGACTAAATATGAAAGGTGAAACAGTAGATGAAATAACCGCAAGTGCAAAAGTAATGAGAGAAAAAGCCCTTCCTTTTAATTATCAAAGCGATAATCTATTAGACACATGTGGAACAGGAGGAGACGGGAAAGGAACTTTTAATATATCAACAGCTGTGGCATTTGTTTTAGCTGCAGCAGGGGTATCAGTGGCAAAACACGGCAATAGATCAGTCTCGAGCAAAAGCGGTAGTGCAGATGTTTTAGAATCTTTAGGGGTAAACATATCACTTTCAGTTAATTTGGTTGAAGAATGTCTAAAAGAAATTAACATCGCCTTCTTGTTTGCACCAGATTTTCATAAAGCAACACAGTATGCGGCTGTTCCAAGAAAAGAACTTGGCATTAGAACAATATTCAATCTTTTAGGTCCTTTAACTAATCCAGCAAAGGTTAAATATCAATTAATGGGAATATATGACCCAACCCTTGTGTACCCTATTGCAGAAGTTTTAAGAAATTTAGGGGTTAAAAGAGCTATGGTAGTTCACGGTGCAGGAGGAGTCGATGAATTCTCATTGGCAGGAAAAAATAAAGTAGCCTTTCTAAGCGATGAAAAAATTGAAGAACTAGAAATAGCGCCAGAAGATGTTGGCTTAAAAAGATATGATTTAGAAGAGATTAAAGGGGGAACAGCTCAGGAAAATAAAGAAATTATTCTTAGCATCTTTAATGGTGCAAAAGGGCCTAAAAGAGATGTCGTTTTGTTTAACTCTGCAGCAGCACTTTTAGTTACTCATGTTGTTGAAAACTTTGAAGACGGAGTTAGATACGCTCAAGAAATAATAGATAGCAAAAAAGCACTCCGAAAATTGCAAGATATGATAGAATTTACAAATTTTCTAACTGTGCAAAATTGA
- a CDS encoding sugar ABC transporter substrate-binding protein produces MKKKFIIILLLVLSITSLFSVTLTVWSSEKQQDFIRKIGQEFTRDTGVTVEVQQITFGDIKTKYLTAAQAGEGPDIIIGAQDWLGELVVNGLLEPIPKSAIELDKFADSGIEAFTYEGVLYGIPYALESQALFYNRDYINDNEVPTNIDELKKLAKQFTTPDTAGFLFSAGELYYSYSFISALGGYVFKHDPRTGYDVSDIGLNNEGAIKAVYLIKSFFDEGILPYGVDYNIVDSMFLDGLAAMVINGPWAVKSYLDAGIDFGVVPLTRIEVEPGKTMKPFVGVQGLMINSRSSNKAFAMEFVINYLATAEGIYEFYIADPRLPSRNDVVQIIEEQGGPVPAEIVAAFTESAAGGEPMPNIPEMAVVWSPMDDALSNIINGVQTPEEALNDAVSKIKAGLK; encoded by the coding sequence ATGAAAAAGAAGTTCATTATTATATTACTATTGGTTTTATCTATAACCTCGTTATTTTCAGTAACCTTAACAGTGTGGAGTTCAGAAAAGCAACAAGATTTTATTAGAAAGATTGGTCAAGAGTTTACTCGAGACACAGGTGTTACAGTTGAAGTTCAACAGATTACTTTTGGAGATATTAAAACAAAATATCTTACTGCTGCTCAAGCAGGTGAAGGGCCAGATATAATAATAGGTGCGCAAGATTGGTTAGGAGAACTTGTTGTTAATGGCTTGTTAGAACCCATTCCAAAATCTGCCATTGAGCTAGATAAATTTGCTGATTCTGGAATAGAAGCTTTTACTTATGAAGGAGTCCTATATGGAATCCCTTATGCACTAGAGAGTCAAGCACTTTTTTATAACAGAGATTATATAAACGATAATGAAGTTCCTACAAATATTGATGAATTAAAAAAGTTGGCAAAACAATTTACTACCCCTGATACAGCAGGCTTTTTATTTTCCGCAGGAGAACTATATTATTCTTATTCATTCATTTCGGCGTTAGGAGGATATGTATTTAAGCATGATCCTAGAACTGGTTATGATGTTTCAGATATTGGATTGAACAATGAAGGAGCTATTAAAGCGGTTTATTTAATTAAAAGCTTCTTTGATGAAGGCATTCTTCCTTACGGTGTTGACTATAACATTGTAGACTCTATGTTTTTGGATGGTTTGGCTGCAATGGTAATTAATGGTCCTTGGGCAGTAAAATCTTATCTTGATGCTGGTATAGATTTTGGAGTTGTTCCGTTAACAAGAATAGAGGTAGAACCTGGTAAAACAATGAAACCTTTTGTAGGAGTTCAAGGGTTGATGATTAATTCTAGATCTTCTAACAAAGCATTTGCAATGGAGTTTGTGATTAATTACTTAGCTACAGCTGAAGGTATTTATGAATTCTATATAGCAGATCCAAGATTGCCATCAAGAAATGACGTTGTCCAAATAATTGAAGAACAAGGTGGGCCCGTACCTGCTGAGATAGTTGCAGCATTTACAGAAAGTGCAGCGGGTGGAGAACCTATGCCAAATATTCCTGAAATGGCTGTAGTATGGTCACCAATGGATGATGCCTTGAGTAACATAATTAATGGTGTTCAAACACCTGAAGAAGCTTTGAATGATGCTGTATCCAAAATAAAAGCAGGTTTGAAATAA
- the trpC gene encoding indole-3-glycerol phosphate synthase TrpC has product MFLQEIIKTKNEELSKLTQKKRSLKSALKKSELTLIAEIKKASPSKGLISKNFDPEKQLQAYSQGGADAISILTDEKYFNGSTEILRQLRGKTSLPILRKEFIIHPLQIYESLFLGADIVLLIAAILTKQQIISFLDISNQLGLEALVEVHDHDDLEKIIDTKTEILGINNRNLDNFTVDITNTEKIINELEKMNIRNNFYIVSESGVKDKNDVDYLESLGVNGVLIGEALMKSNKPQEKIKELFPKKEHVRNG; this is encoded by the coding sequence ATGTTTCTACAAGAAATAATTAAAACAAAAAATGAAGAACTTTCAAAATTAACTCAAAAAAAGAGGTCTCTAAAATCTGCTTTAAAAAAAAGCGAACTGACACTAATCGCTGAAATAAAGAAAGCATCACCAAGTAAAGGCCTTATTTCTAAAAACTTTGACCCGGAAAAACAACTACAGGCATACTCTCAAGGTGGTGCAGACGCTATCTCAATACTAACTGATGAAAAATACTTTAATGGAAGCACAGAAATTTTAAGACAGTTGAGAGGCAAAACATCTCTGCCTATTCTAAGAAAAGAGTTTATAATACACCCCTTGCAAATATACGAAAGTCTATTTCTAGGCGCTGATATAGTACTGTTAATAGCAGCAATCTTAACAAAACAACAGATTATTAGCTTTTTAGATATCTCAAATCAATTAGGATTAGAAGCTCTTGTTGAAGTACATGATCACGATGATCTAGAAAAAATAATTGACACAAAAACTGAAATTTTGGGTATAAACAATAGAAATTTAGACAATTTCACCGTAGATATCACAAATACTGAAAAGATCATAAATGAATTAGAAAAAATGAACATAAGAAATAATTTTTATATTGTTTCTGAAAGCGGGGTAAAGGATAAAAACGATGTTGATTACCTTGAAAGTTTGGGGGTAAACGGCGTATTAATTGGAGAGGCCTTAATGAAATCAAATAAACCCCAAGAAAAGATAAAAGAATTGTTCCCTAAAAAGGAGCATGTAAGAAATGGTTAG
- a CDS encoding anthranilate synthase component I family protein yields MKTIEVKVLSCSLPFENINSPVIYKKTAFNNDYSFLFENLKYNGKTFSMIGIIPEKIIQYIKTSEDNLVITLKEREKKAEKILEQDYLTFLEKELGKINFQHIEGIPPFFCSFFGYFVYEMSYLWEELLSKNTNSFSQNAELPLSILCLPKVSLIIDHEDKMLHIFNCLYFDNEETADEIEESVSIAQSEIDELKEHIIEILKIRDSKDNTSNNQSNLKRQYTPLNITYHTKKDDFLEQVKKAIEQINSSGAFQIVLSQKFSTHVESHPFEIYEILRTINPSPYMFYLNFPEAKILGCSPEMLVKVEGDKIISRPLAGTRTRGQKAEEDTYLEQELLNDEKEKAEHVMLVDLARNDLGKVCKRGSVKVTKLFGIEKYSHVMHIYSQVEGIKRGDVGPLGILKSVFPAGTVSGAPKIQAMEIINYLESKPREVYAGSIGYVAPNGDLDAAIAIRTIVYKNSEAFIQAGAGIVSYSIPENEYEETLNKAKAMFKAIEIAEHQRKEVQQLTK; encoded by the coding sequence ATGAAAACAATTGAAGTGAAAGTATTATCCTGCTCTCTACCTTTTGAAAATATCAACAGTCCCGTTATATACAAAAAGACTGCCTTTAATAACGATTATTCTTTTCTTTTTGAAAACCTGAAATATAACGGCAAAACATTTTCAATGATCGGAATAATTCCTGAAAAGATTATACAGTACATAAAAACATCTGAAGACAACCTGGTTATAACACTAAAGGAAAGAGAAAAGAAAGCAGAAAAGATTCTAGAACAAGATTATTTAACTTTTCTAGAAAAAGAGCTCGGCAAAATAAACTTTCAACATATAGAAGGAATTCCGCCTTTTTTCTGCAGTTTTTTTGGATATTTTGTTTATGAAATGAGCTACTTATGGGAAGAATTATTGTCTAAAAATACAAATTCGTTTTCACAAAACGCTGAACTACCTTTATCCATTTTATGCCTTCCTAAAGTTTCTTTAATCATAGACCATGAAGATAAGATGCTGCATATTTTTAACTGTCTATATTTCGATAATGAAGAAACAGCAGATGAGATAGAAGAGTCAGTTAGTATTGCACAATCTGAAATAGATGAATTAAAAGAACATATTATTGAAATTTTAAAAATTCGGGATTCTAAAGATAATACCAGTAATAATCAGTCAAATCTTAAAAGACAGTATACTCCTTTAAATATTACTTATCACACTAAGAAAGATGATTTTTTAGAACAAGTTAAAAAAGCTATTGAACAAATAAACTCTTCTGGGGCTTTTCAGATAGTGTTATCTCAAAAGTTCTCAACTCATGTTGAATCTCATCCCTTTGAGATATATGAAATTTTAAGAACAATAAACCCTTCTCCTTACATGTTCTACCTTAATTTTCCAGAGGCTAAAATATTAGGTTGTTCTCCAGAAATGCTTGTAAAAGTAGAAGGAGACAAAATCATCTCAAGGCCTCTGGCAGGTACAAGAACCCGCGGGCAAAAAGCAGAAGAGGACACATATTTAGAACAAGAGTTATTAAATGATGAAAAAGAAAAAGCTGAACATGTTATGTTGGTAGATCTCGCAAGAAATGATCTAGGAAAAGTTTGCAAAAGGGGGTCTGTAAAGGTTACAAAACTTTTTGGAATTGAAAAATACTCTCACGTTATGCATATCTACTCGCAAGTTGAAGGAATAAAAAGGGGAGATGTTGGACCTTTAGGAATTTTAAAATCCGTTTTTCCTGCAGGAACTGTTTCTGGTGCACCAAAAATCCAAGCTATGGAAATAATTAACTACTTAGAAAGCAAACCTAGAGAGGTTTATGCTGGATCAATTGGGTATGTTGCTCCTAACGGGGATTTGGATGCTGCAATTGCCATAAGAACAATTGTATATAAAAACAGTGAAGCATTTATTCAAGCAGGCGCGGGTATAGTTTCATATTCAATACCAGAAAATGAGTACGAAGAAACATTAAATAAGGCAAAAGCGATGTTTAAAGCAATAGAAATTGCTGAACATCAAAGAAAAGAAGTTCAGCAATTAACAAAATAA
- a CDS encoding beta-galactosidase, which produces MKNKYDPISKKVPHFLHGADYNPDQWLKYPEILEEDIRLMKLANCNVMSVGIFAWSTLEPEEGKFNFEWLDEVIDRLYKNGIYTILATPSGARPAWMAQKYPEVLRVGPNRVRNLFGERHNHCYTSPIYREKVRIMNTNLAERYSKHPGVIMWHVSNEYGGECHCDLCQEAFRSWLKDKYGTLDNLNHAWWTPFWSHTYTDWSQIESPAPHGENLVHGLNLDWKRFVTHQTVDFFKHEIKPLKKINPELPVTTNFMGVYEGLDYWKFVDFLDVVSWDNYPRWHQTEDDSDLACQDSMVHDLNRSLKGGKPFMLMESTPSMTNWMAVSKLKRPGMHLLSSIQAVAHGSDTVQYFQWRKSRGCSEKLHGAVVDHCGHENNRVFRDVQEVGETLKKLDEVIGTTVKPEVAIIFDWENRWAMKDAKGPRNIGIHYEETVVSNYKPFWKNGIPVDVINMDCDFSKYKLLIAPMLYMVRPGVAERIEEFVKNGGTFVATYWSGIVNETDLCFLGGFPGPLRKVLGIWAEEIDALYDGEERLVSFNEDNELGLKGDYKASELCDLIHLEGARSLATYKEDFYAGRPALTVNDFEKGRSYYIASRNEEKFNDMFYGKLIQELNLRKTVDTELPHGVTAQMRTDGENDYVFLMNFGNKESTVTLDNFDYTDLLTGEKASKEVKLPVYGLKILKRKAKQNS; this is translated from the coding sequence GTGAAAAACAAATACGACCCAATTAGTAAGAAGGTACCTCATTTTTTGCACGGAGCAGATTATAATCCTGATCAGTGGCTCAAGTATCCTGAGATTCTTGAAGAAGACATAAGACTTATGAAACTTGCTAACTGTAACGTTATGTCTGTTGGAATTTTTGCGTGGAGCACCCTTGAACCTGAAGAAGGAAAGTTTAATTTTGAATGGTTGGACGAAGTTATTGATCGATTGTATAAGAATGGGATTTACACTATTCTCGCAACGCCTAGCGGCGCCAGGCCTGCTTGGATGGCTCAAAAATACCCTGAAGTATTAAGAGTGGGACCAAATAGAGTAAGAAACTTATTTGGAGAGAGGCATAATCATTGTTATACTTCTCCTATTTACCGAGAAAAAGTTAGAATAATGAACACGAATCTTGCTGAAAGATATTCAAAACATCCTGGAGTAATCATGTGGCATGTATCTAATGAATATGGTGGAGAATGTCATTGTGACCTTTGTCAAGAAGCATTTAGAAGTTGGTTAAAAGATAAGTATGGAACTCTTGACAATCTCAATCATGCTTGGTGGACACCTTTCTGGAGCCATACTTACACAGATTGGTCACAGATTGAATCACCAGCTCCACATGGAGAAAATCTAGTACATGGATTAAATTTAGATTGGAAACGATTTGTAACTCATCAAACGGTTGATTTCTTTAAGCACGAAATCAAACCTTTAAAAAAGATCAATCCAGAATTACCAGTTACAACTAACTTTATGGGAGTCTATGAAGGATTAGATTACTGGAAGTTTGTTGACTTTTTAGATGTCGTATCTTGGGACAATTACCCAAGGTGGCATCAAACTGAGGATGATTCAGATTTAGCTTGCCAAGATAGTATGGTACACGATCTAAATAGATCGCTAAAAGGCGGAAAGCCATTCATGCTCATGGAGAGTACACCAAGCATGACAAATTGGATGGCTGTTAGCAAGTTGAAAAGACCAGGAATGCATTTGCTTTCTTCTATTCAAGCTGTTGCGCATGGTTCAGATACAGTTCAATATTTTCAATGGAGGAAAAGCAGGGGTTGCAGTGAAAAACTTCATGGGGCTGTTGTTGATCATTGTGGGCATGAAAATAATCGAGTGTTTAGAGATGTTCAAGAAGTTGGAGAAACTCTTAAGAAATTAGATGAAGTAATTGGAACTACCGTGAAACCAGAAGTCGCCATTATTTTTGATTGGGAAAACCGTTGGGCTATGAAAGATGCAAAAGGACCAAGAAATATTGGAATTCATTATGAAGAAACAGTTGTAAGTAATTATAAACCCTTCTGGAAAAATGGTATTCCTGTTGATGTAATTAATATGGACTGTGATTTTTCAAAATATAAACTACTTATCGCTCCTATGTTGTATATGGTTAGACCTGGAGTTGCTGAAAGAATCGAAGAATTTGTAAAAAATGGTGGTACTTTTGTTGCAACTTATTGGTCTGGGATTGTAAACGAAACAGATTTATGTTTCTTAGGGGGATTCCCTGGACCTTTAAGAAAAGTTCTTGGAATCTGGGCAGAAGAAATTGATGCACTTTACGATGGAGAAGAAAGACTCGTTTCTTTTAATGAAGATAATGAACTTGGGCTAAAAGGAGATTATAAAGCGAGTGAATTATGCGACTTAATTCATTTAGAAGGAGCTCGAAGTCTGGCAACTTACAAAGAAGATTTCTACGCAGGAAGACCCGCTTTAACAGTAAATGATTTTGAAAAAGGCAGATCTTATTACATAGCGTCAAGAAATGAAGAAAAGTTTAATGATATGTTCTACGGTAAACTTATTCAAGAGCTTAATTTAAGAAAAACCGTTGACACAGAACTTCCCCATGGAGTGACAGCTCAAATGAGAACAGACGGAGAAAACGATTATGTGTTCTTGATGAATTTTGGTAATAAAGAAAGCACAGTAACTTTAGACAATTTTGATTATACAGATTTATTGACAGGAGAAAAAGCATCTAAAGAAGTAAAGTTACCTGTTTATGGTTTAAAGATTTTAAAGAGAAAAGCTAAACAGAATAGCTAA
- the pepT gene encoding peptidase T translates to MKDIVERFKTYIAIDTKSDESSTTIPSTPGQLELGRLLVNELKELGLENAKQDEHGYVYATLKSNIQKEVPSIGFIGHMDTSPDLDGKCTNPKIFLYQGGNIRLNDKYTTTVDEFPFLEKLKGKELITTDGTTLLGADDKAGIAAIMSAIEYLVNHPEIEHGNVQIAFTPDEEIGRGTDFFDIEGFGADFAYTVDGGPLGELEYENFNAASVKLKIYGKNVHPGTAKDVMINALRIALEIESMLPVNEKPEYTEKYEGFFHLTKLSGTVDYAEVEYIIRDHSKTKFEAKKQLFQEIVKFLNYKYNREIIKIEITDSYYNMREKIEPHMEIIELAKKSMIDLGIEPIIKPIRGGTDGARLSYMGLPCPNIFTGGYNFHSRFELIPVEDMKLASKTIVKIIENNAKQE, encoded by the coding sequence ATGAAAGATATTGTAGAAAGGTTTAAGACATACATTGCTATAGATACCAAATCTGATGAATCAAGTACTACTATCCCAAGTACACCTGGACAATTAGAACTAGGTAGATTATTAGTCAATGAATTGAAAGAGTTGGGATTAGAAAATGCAAAACAGGACGAACATGGTTATGTTTATGCAACGCTAAAATCTAACATACAAAAAGAAGTTCCGTCTATAGGATTTATAGGCCATATGGATACCTCACCAGATTTAGACGGTAAATGCACCAATCCAAAAATTTTCTTATACCAAGGTGGAAATATTAGATTAAATGATAAGTATACAACGACAGTTGATGAATTTCCGTTTTTAGAAAAGTTAAAGGGAAAAGAATTAATTACTACTGACGGAACTACACTTTTAGGGGCAGACGATAAGGCAGGAATTGCTGCTATTATGAGCGCTATTGAGTATCTAGTGAATCATCCAGAAATTGAACATGGAAATGTTCAAATAGCTTTTACTCCAGATGAAGAAATTGGAAGAGGAACAGATTTTTTTGATATAGAAGGTTTTGGGGCAGATTTTGCATACACAGTTGATGGAGGGCCTCTTGGAGAATTAGAATACGAAAACTTTAATGCTGCAAGCGTTAAATTAAAAATTTATGGTAAAAATGTACATCCAGGTACAGCAAAAGATGTAATGATAAATGCTTTAAGAATAGCACTTGAAATAGAAAGTATGCTTCCAGTCAATGAAAAACCAGAATATACAGAAAAGTATGAAGGATTCTTCCACTTAACAAAACTAAGCGGTACGGTTGATTATGCAGAAGTAGAATATATCATAAGAGATCATTCAAAAACCAAATTCGAAGCTAAAAAACAATTATTTCAGGAGATTGTCAAATTTCTAAATTACAAATACAATAGAGAGATAATCAAAATTGAAATAACTGATAGCTATTATAACATGAGAGAAAAGATAGAACCGCATATGGAAATTATCGAACTAGCAAAAAAGTCAATGATTGATCTAGGAATCGAACCTATAATAAAACCTATAAGAGGTGGAACGGATGGGGCAAGGCTGTCATATATGGGATTACCCTGCCCAAATATTTTTACAGGCGGGTATAATTTCCACAGCAGATTTGAATTAATTCCAGTGGAAGATATGAAACTAGCTTCAAAAACAATAGTAAAGATTATTGAAAATAACGCCAAACAAGAATAA
- the mscL gene encoding large conductance mechanosensitive channel protein MscL → MAKKFWEEFKNFAIKGNVIDLAVGVIIGGAFGKIVTSLVNDLLMPLIGILIGGVDFSDLQFKIGEATIRYGAFIQTVVDFLIISFSIFLFVRFLNKLKLEHEKQAEVEEAKTPPPPPPPSKEEILLTDIKNILEEIKDKKS, encoded by the coding sequence TTGGCTAAAAAGTTTTGGGAAGAGTTCAAAAATTTTGCAATTAAAGGTAACGTTATAGACCTAGCAGTAGGTGTTATCATAGGTGGAGCTTTTGGAAAAATCGTAACTTCGTTGGTAAACGATTTATTAATGCCTCTTATTGGAATACTTATAGGAGGAGTTGATTTTTCTGATCTTCAATTTAAGATAGGGGAAGCAACCATAAGATATGGTGCTTTTATACAAACAGTTGTGGATTTTTTGATAATATCTTTTTCGATCTTTCTATTTGTTAGATTTTTAAACAAACTAAAATTAGAACACGAAAAGCAAGCAGAAGTCGAAGAAGCAAAGACCCCACCCCCACCCCCACCTCCTTCTAAAGAAGAAATATTACTAACAGACATTAAGAATATTTTAGAAGAAATAAAGGATAAAAAGTCATGA